A single Ammospiza caudacuta isolate bAmmCau1 chromosome 6, bAmmCau1.pri, whole genome shotgun sequence DNA region contains:
- the ARL14EP gene encoding ARL14 effector protein: protein MDPCTVGVQLQATNECHKIYYTRHTGLKTKQDISSSDLLLLQLRTGITLSENNTICFHHAKIYIERFEDLQKSCCDPFNIHRKLSKKNLRAIDLDDAAFLSAKFGRQFVPGWKLCPKCMQIINGSVDVEPEERQRRRLDPDGRTAKALKSLQFANPGRQTEFTPETSKREKRRQTKISVFNSDRQVIPAKSKVYDSQGLLLYSGMDLCDCLDEDCLGCFYACPKCGSNKCGTECRCDRKWLYEQIEIEGGEIIRNKHVG, encoded by the exons ATGGATCCCTGTACAGTTGGCGTTCAGCTGCAGGCTACCAACGAGTGCCACAAGATCTATTACACCCGTCACACTGGcctcaaaaccaaacaagatATCTCTTCATCTGacctcctgctgcttcagctgaGGACTGGCATAACCCTGTCAGAGAACAACACAATCTGCTTCCACCACGCCAAAATTTACATTGAGAGGTTTGAAGACTTACAAAAATCCTGTTGTGATCCCTTTAACATCCACAGAAAGCTGTCAAAGAAAAACTTGCGAGCCATTGACTTGGACGATGCAGCTTTCCTGAGTGCCAAGTTTGGAAGGCAGTTTGTGCCTGGTTGGAAGCTTTGTCCCAAGTGTATGCAGATCATCAATGGAAGTGTGGATGTGGAACCTGAGGAGCGACAGAGGAGAAGGCTGGATCCAGAT GGCCGTACAGCTAAGGCTTTAAAGTCTCTGCAGTTTGCTAACCCAGGACGGCAGACTGAGTTCACTCCAGAGACcagtaaaagggaaaaaagaaggcaaaCAAAAATCTCAGTGTTTAATTCAGACAG GCAAGTAATTCCAGCCAAGAGCAAGGTGTATGacagccaggggctgctgctgtaCAGCGGGATGGACCTGTGTGACTGCCTGGACGAGGATTGCCTGGGCTGCTTCTACGCCTGCCCCAAGTGCGGCTCCAACAAGTGCGGCACCGAGTGCCGCTGCGACCGCAAGTGGCTCTACGAGCAGATCGAGATCGAGGGCGGGGAGATCATCAGGAACAAGCACGTGGGCTAG